The DNA window GTTAATTTCCTAATTAACAATAGTTCCcgattttaaattctaaatcttCATTACAGGTATACTAATCTCAGGATGCCCAGGCACAGGAAAGACAGCGTTAATTCTTCAACTCGTGGAATATTCGTGCTTTGGTCGTAAAAGAAACTTCGAATATGAGGAGCTAAGAGAGCAGTCAGATATAAGGGAAGTCTTGCCTGAAGAAGTTGCAGCAGGAATGGTCACTCATCTAGCATCACAAGTCGTCGCATATCATTTCTGTCAGGTATGGcacattttatatatcattcaaatattttttgttgttgttgttgtttaaatatcaaaatatatgtattaacataAACGTATACAATTATTCGCAGGCCGACAACAACAGCACATGCCTAGTAGGCGAATTCGTCCACTCACTTGCAGCACAACTTTGCCAAGCACCAAGGCTGCAAGCGTACAGAGAATACCTATTGAGCGAACCGCATCTGTTAGCTTGCCTCTCTTTAAAAGAATGCATAGCAGACCCGGATTTGGCTTTCATGAGAGGAATCATAGAACCGCTTATAATTTTGCGAAAGAATGGAAGCATAGATTCAACAAACAGCATAATTCTTGTTGATGGTCTCTGTGAAGCTGAATATCATAGACCAGATCACGGATATACAATCGCTTCTTTTCTAATAAGACACGTTCCTGAAATGCCCTCTTGGCTCAAAGTTGTAGCAACTATTAGAACACAATTTCTTGAACTAACGAAACAATTACCGTACACAAGACTGGGTTTGGACGAATCGGACAATGTACATAAAGATTTGCTTGAATACTTCAACGCAAGAGTTCAAGCTGCACCCATAATAGagacaaatattaaaagttcaACGGGAAAAACTGAAGGCGTACATAACTCGGTTATGAAGTTTGCTCAATACGTTCTTCATTTGAGCCAAGGATCTTTCTTGttcttaaaactaattttggATCTTCTTGAAAGAAGCCACATAGTTGTGAAATCAACAAATTACAAAGTTGTACCCATATCACTagcacaaatatttttacttcaattcaatttaagaTTTCCCACCGTACAGTCGTTTGAAAAGGTGACACACATATTAAGTGTTTGCTTAGCTGCCTTATACCCGCTTACTTTGGTAGAAATTTATTATTCGGTCAACTCTTTACTTGTCGACACATTCTTACCATGGGAAGAATTTTGCCACAGATTTGAAAGTCTTAGTGACTTTCTCGTAAAGCGTATTGACAACACTTATATGTTCTTCCATCCATCATTCAGGGAGTGGTTAATACGTCGCGATGATAATGAAAGCTCCAAATTTTTGTGTGACTTAAGAGCTGGACATTGTGGTATTGCCTTTAGACTATCAAGGGTGCAGGCTCCTTTAGATCCAGAGAAATCTATGGAATTAGGACATCACATTCTAAAAGCTCATATGTACAGAAACATGGGCCCAGCGCAATTAGGGTTATGTCCTCGAGATTTGCAAGCCAATATGGTCGCTACGAGTTCTGCAAATGTCGGTGAAGCCGTTGCTAACTTGAGGAATATATACACTCCAAATGTGAAGGTTTCACGTCTAATGCTATTAGCAGGAGGATCGCCAAATCAGATAACAGATTGTCTTGGAAATGCGCCATTATTGTGCATGTATGCTTATCAAGGAATTATATCAATGGTTGGATTACTCATTGAATTCGGAGCTGATCTGGAAATGACAAACTCTCAAGGGTGTTCAGCTTTATCATTAGCATGTCAAAGAGGTCACACTGATGTCGCTAGAATGTTAATAGCATCAGGTAAGGAGATGAAACTATTTTATCGTTTATACTAAAATCCGTTTTATAAGACAttcataaagttaaatatttaaatttatattacaggtGCTTCACTAAGTCACACCGATACAGCAGAACAGACTCCGCTTGTACATGCAGCTAAAAATGGTCATCGAGATACCGTAATATATCTCTTGGGATGCCAGACAGGAAAAGAGGACAGGAATTCAATAGAAATAGATGAGGACAATATTGAACAATTAGTGCCTGGTTCTAGGCATGCTCTAATAGCCGCTGCTCAAAATGGGCATTTAGATATAGTAGAATATCTTTTGGATACAGCAGAGTTAATTGTAAGTGTCACAATCATTTTAACaacatgtttaattaatattcctagaaaatatattagtagTTATACGCCATTAAAATCTCCAGAATCGACCACTTTTCAAGTCAATGAACTGACTTAATTATGTTCAAAgttattaatcttaattatattttacagccTGACGGTATCTGCCCTGTAACCGGTGAGACCGCTCTTACAGCAGCTTGCTCTACTGGAAACGCTGCTATCGCTGATGCTCTTCTCATCCGAGGAGCAACACCATACTCTTTAAACGCAAGACAAATGTCTCCCTTAGCTTTAGCTTCGAAGAACGGCAGAACAGCTTTGGTACTGAGATTATTAGATTCTGGAGCAGACGTGATGGGATCTGGAGGAAAAAACCCTCTAATATTGGCAGCGGCTGAAGGTCATGCTGAGGTCGTAGAAATGCTTTTAGAACATTGtaagtttaaaatttctattaacataaatttcacATTTGATGAACATTGCTTTTTTACAATGTGCTACATTCAAAGCATATTTACAGAATGTGAGAtatgtaacttattttattttttccttaggTGCTGATCCAGATGCAGTTGATGCTGACGGTATATCGCCGCTAGGGTGGGCAAGTCTACGATCAAGAATACCGACAATACAAGTGTTATTAGACAAAGGAGCTACAATCGGTgagtaaattgattttattagatgtaaataataaatataataatgtttttgtaatcataaaatataccttattaaattactatatgtatatttttaatattatagatcaACCAGATGGAAGCGGACGAACACCACTAGGCCTCGCTTGTGGAGGTCCAGCTGAATTAGTAGAACTCTTGTTAGAACGCGGAGCATCTCTGGAGAGAGTCGATCATAGCGGACTGAGACCTTTAGACAGAGCTATTGGACAACGGAATGTTCCTGTGAGTAGTATAACATTTTCGTAAATTCCAACCGTTTATTTCAACAGTTTTATAAGTGCTCTTATTAAATCTATGTTCAATGATATTGTTTTACTATATTACAAATTTGTGTTAATTTCTAGGTGGTCAATTGCTTTTTGAGAAAAGGGGCTAAACTCGGTCCCACGACATGGGTAATGGCAACAGGCAAACCAGAATTTATgtaagttttcattttattcgtcATTTTAAAcaacacaaattattaaattaagttgtTATACACTTttctattgtattaaaatattaatatccatgattttatttaatactaatataaaaacaatttcaggCTAATACTCCTAAACAAGTTGCTTGAAGACGGGAACATGCTGTACCGTAAGAACCGTCCGTCCGAAGCCGCTCACCGCTACCACTACGCACTCAAGAAGATCAATCCGCTCATCAGCGACGAGGGCCTAACGACGCCTTCCACTCAACCTGTTCCACACGAACACGTGTCTGCCTTCGTGCAATTAAAAACGAACCTCTTGCTGAACATGTCTAGGTGTAAGAGGAAACTTAATGTAAGtatcgtttaaataaattcaactaaTCGGTAAATATAAAGATGATACAAACCAACAGCATTAGTAAATATATCTGcaaactaaaacaattatatacgtagattgttcatatatatgtttaagaaCATCAACTACTAAACTATAATCTATTGAAATACTTATGCAATAAAAATCGatgtataatcaaatatatttttgattgattatttAGACTTAAGaatgaataatgaattatttagagAATTATTGAATCGACAGGAACCCTCGGAGGCGTTGGACTTGGCGGCGCGCGCGTCCGTGTTGCGGCCCAACGCGTTCGAGTGCTCGTACGCGATGGCTCGCGCCATCTTAGCCCTCAACAAGCCGTCCGACGCCTTGCCTCACGCGCGACGAGCCTTGCTCCTCGCTCCTTCCACGGACATGTCTGCCATGAGGACTCTGAAAGCCCTCCAGCAGGAGATCCTGACGAGGATCAATACTGGGACCCACAATCTAAACGCCGATACCCGATCGATGAGAAACTATGATAGCATAAGTCTAAACATGCCGTAAACTTCTCCTCCGCTCCGATAACGTACAGATTTATCaacttatataaactttatcattatataaagaCTTGATACTACAGTGACGTTTGTATTGGCTCCGATGTTCCTTAATGGTGTGGTAAATAATTCGATAGTAAAATTTTGTGATTGTTGCATTTAGGTTTTGATTTACgtgatttaaaaattgaaaataaaaataaaaatgtatgtccgTACTGTGAATATCGTTCGTTTGTtgaactatatatgtatgtataagtcTTATACAATTCGTATTGAATCCCGTTGCGTGAAATATGTTATATGCttgtataatttacttattttaaataataatatttcgattcATATTTCTTTGTGTATATGTAAgatctattattattagtgcTGGCACATTCATGTTAGCGTAAGTGCGattaaaaagttgtttttttttttttaaacaaccaTAACTGTTGAGTTTTCtcaaattttagttttagttgcATACTAGGCAATAACAGAATTATCTCGATCAAAATGTTTCtgtaaataagtaagtattatttcttattgtatCTTAATACATGGAAATGTATAGTTtagaaattttagtttttatcgaCTCGAATATATAAAACCTAAAATTTTGGCTTGCCTTATGTTATCTGTCTTATTTTTCGTAActcatttatttgattttaaatttgactttgaAATATGGAATTACATATACGTAAGTTATTAGAATGAATTTAAAGTAGacgttattattagtatttttttgttattattgttaaaaaaatagtcttgAGTAAAACTCGCATGCCCATTTTcttgctttattttaatttattacttatattttagataaaaaaattataaacaaaataaaagcttaatgtattgaaaaaacaaaatggtatcaaaattaatatcttgTGTGGTTTTGATTGTAACTATTATATAgcgtgttttaattatttattttacggatgaaattacaatatattttatcgaattttAATCGTACTCGATTTCGACGGAATTTATGAAATCgatgttttataaaacttctttatgaaactatttacaataaacCAATCTTTTCGAAATTTATAAGACTGAAAAAATATTGCAGACCCACATTGCTACAGattcttgtaataaaatgtaggattttaagaataattataagtacaatAGTTTCTGTGacagtatatataataactataaatacacatattgcttcgaaaatttgttttatttcttattttataaaacttaaacacatttaaataaatcaaatatgaatACCATGTTTGCAAAATATAACGAATTTCACTAAATAAGGAGTGAGGGCAACTGAAAAcaaatttcgtatttataatattttattctacaaaatataaatcacttaAACAATCTTGACATCCGTATCTCTTTCAATCTTATTAATctaattgtacattatttttaagtattacatAAGAAAACCTATACTTTTCAGGTTATTGTCTAAAAACATCGTGTTTATCGCATAATCAAATCTCTAGTCAATTTAAAGTAGTCATTTATCTTTATCTCATAAAATGTATACGTTAGAAAAAGATAGCGATATTTTTGTAGATCACGATCTGAAAACGCCATCATTGTGAAGGGAATTTATAAAAACTGGACCTTCAGTCATTCGAGCGTACACTGGTTGAATAACTAAAATTTTCTCTGTTGGTTTCACATCTATCACTTTTACCGGAGGAACGTTTCCACCAGCAAAAATTCCAAAATCATACAAAGGAGTTCTCTTCATTAGagttattcgattttttttcgaatagTCTTCTGACGTGGAAAGTCTTCGTTTAAATGTATCCAAATCCGAcaatcttcttatttttttcatgaGACCTGTACACTTTtcgtcttttttaaattttaaaaatggacaACTCTGAAATAACCAATTAATTTGAGTTTCgttgttaataaaatcattaaatataaatgggcTATTACAACCACAAGAACACAAAAgccaaattaacaacatttgacatcaaattagcgcgatatcattggtcgacagCTAGAATAATCTATGAGAATCGTTCATTATGTATTTGGGAAATAATGGCGATTTGAACATTTCCAAaatgttatcggaactttggtatataaataaatatacatcaatCAAAAACTGTTAGTAGAGTCCAATAAAGTTGAGGTAATAGATCAAATCTCCtaaaatacgtaaatgtaaGGTTCGTTTATCTTCGATCCTTCTTCAATTAGAatagactatatttattatcttatgtcacgcatataattattaataggttttcattgaataataataataattagcaatGTCATGACGTCGGTGAGTTGTTGTGTAACTTTGTGATAGGATCATTATCatagaacaataaaaaatgtacaaattttGGACCAAgtagatttcattaaaaaaaaatcttcttctgtcaaaatataaacattgtattaaCACCAAACTTCAATGGAGCAGCGTGACTTTTACTATTATTGACTAATATCCAACATTACATGCccactaatttattaaaataaatttaaaccttaGTGGTCTAAAAACTCTTTGTCAAATTATCCTTTTAATGTTGAGAATTAGTAGAACAAATTCAAACAACAAACATAAGATGACAGCTACAAAACTTACCGTAAACATAGAATCGATTAAATTTAGAAGTTTTTTAGAAGTGCTACAATGGTCCCTGTATAACGGTGCtgtatcaaaaacatttttgtacataTCTTCATATAGGGGAGGAAAATCTTCTGAATACAATCTGATGCTGTTTCTCATCTTAAAACGATCAATAAAACcgtatttatttagaacatccATCTTCTTGAGAAGACACGTCGATGATTTTGTGGAATGTTTACACTGAAAATTTTGAACATTAATAACCTTTTTGAAGGGGGAGTAAACCAATGTAACAACAGATACTTCGGGTACACGCACGTACACAACGTGTTGATGGCGCACTATATGTAAacgatggttaatatttcataatatatttggtaAATAGAAAGCTTTTACTTAAGCAATTAACTACTACTAAGCAAAATACTTACATTCACAACCTCGCTCCAAGTTTTACTCTTAGCAGCTGGTTCTGGGACGTAATCTAGTTTGTAGATCATGTTAACTCCACATTCAGAACTAATTTTTGAAGGTATGAAATTGGGTACGTCGCAGAATTGACGACGATGTCTctgaataattgaattataaattaataataggagTACAACCTGATGCTGTTCCTCATCTTAAAACGTTCCATACGAGAACTTGGACAAAATACACGGAGGGGTTAtttgttaaagtaattattgaaaatatatgtaaattggaATCATCTTCAACTTTAAACAGCTATTCAGTCGATTTCAGAGATAAGGTATCAATTTCAAGCTGTATTACTTAAagcatttatgaaaataatattaaagttttgcaAACAATCTTAGTAGTCGCAATCAGGGACATATTTAGTGAAGAAAAAAGACGTaagtataattatgataattctaTACATCagacaaaagtttttttattaaaccaacATTTTATATGGCGGTTCACATTGCTTACTACGCTGGATAAAATTGTCACCATTCCCAAGCTTAGCAATCGGTTAAGTAAAACTGGTCGACTGGTCTAGACGTTAAAagtccatatattttttaacctaactgaaaaaaaaaacactaaaacaaaattttcaaagtaataCCAGAGAATTTAGTGCCTTCTGCACTCTGTACTTCTACgcttttaatttagactattgatgtGACAAGCGTCTATGTTATAATTCCtaatggaaataatattttaaatcattttaaaatacacacCACACCtgtgcataaaataaaattagtaattaatcACTGACGATTATTTCAAGAATATGAACCCATGACAAACTTGATTCAAACTTACTGGTCTATATTTTGAAGAGCTTATTTGGCAAATCACTCCTTCGTTCACTGAAGTGGAATGTCTGAAAATCAGAGAATTAATtacaacttattatttaattcaattttacttGTCTTACGTTGTTATtggttaagaaattaaatatatatttcaattattttgaacTAACACTTACTTGCAAGAATCGTTACTATTTACAACGGGACAATTCTGaaacaaaagtttatttaagttCATTTCTATtctcttaattatttaacatactcaatgtataacaataatctatactaatattaaattggtACAATTTGTTTCTTTGTATGTAGGGGCTAATCTGCGAAacgaattacaaaatttatcagttttgttttttttttactggtagGAAGCTTAATTATTCGTAAGCCCTAAAAagggtataaattaaattaatatcgtaTCATTTTCTTTAGTATTTAGTTAGACCTGtagtagttttttaataaaattagtataataattttatggagCTTCCAATAATGAAAAGGTTCAGGAAGTAAGGGGGTCAATATTCCGTAGGCATAAGGCAGCCGAGGTACCAGGTCCGCCCTTGGTAATGACTGCTGAGTAGTGGTGGCACCGATCCTAAAAGACTTACACCGAAGCGCCGCCACTAGTAAAACTTACAAGTTTTATGATTTGGATCTCGCTTAGAAGCTCAGACATTTAGAATTTTGTTATTTCCTTGTAACTTACCTCAGTGAGTATATCAAAAGTACACGccaatattttgttgatttcgCAATCGGCATCATATCCAATTATCGGTTTGTTCAAGCATTGAGTGACAACCCTCGCTTTGGACTTGCTCCATTCCGGATGTATTTTTGTCATGTTATCCAGTAACTTCGAAAATGCATCCTTATCTACAACTCCTTCGGATATAATATTTAGCTTTCTGAACACGCAGTTTTGTTGTTCGCACTAAAAACAATCTTAAAATAGAAGGAAATtactctaaaatattttatttattgaaagccTTTGTCAACTTACGGATATAGGTACGATTTGAACGTCCCTATTTTTAAGAGATCTCTGTGTCTCAGTTGTAGTCATATATTCACTGTTATTAACAATAGTTAATCTGTTGTCGTCATcccatttcaatttaaaatcacaTTCGGATCGCCATTCGTTTCGTATAAAACCATTCATATCACAGCAGTCTAAGGGATCGATCggctaaaaaatatttgacagcatataaaacatgtatattacatattttaatgattaaataatgaaaaattaacgatttcctaaaaagaaaaagcgcgtaataatagtttataattaccTCCtcgtattcattaaaaataaaattgtctatgtttgGTTTATTTTCAGAATAAGTTGTTGCCAGCGTTGCCtgtaacatatatgtatgtttttttaattatattattaaatataaatttaatagtgtttaactaataatattaatacataatgacTATATAACAAATAGTCGATAGAATGTAAGTATATGTTCTTTCGTCTGCAGATTTAGTAATTTAGAGCTAGGAAATTGATATCGTGACACACACGAAAAGCACGTTAATCCATCGGTCCTGTGCCTGATATATCTTCGGTCGTATTGGCCTCCCCTTGATTGGATTACATGAGAATTACGAAACTAAATGTCCTTGTGTTCGTGCACACGTTCCCTGATTTCGTTGCTGTGACTGAAATTCGGGCAAAAGGGCACAatactattttcaaattacGACTTAGTTACTTAACAAATGTATCCGTTTATACCATCCTAATAAGaccatttagtattttttatcacGAATTCAGTATAAATTACTGAATTCGTGATGTTGACTCATGTCAATTCTAATTTTACATTACCTATAATAACCTGAGCTCCCTAGTACACAATGTGATGATTAAAGAAATATGAATAAGTTGATTATTTTGTTACCTTTTCTGTTGTATGAGATAAGGGATCGTATTTTTTCTGTGTCATAAATACATGATAGTGGATTAGATTCTTAAAACCGCATTCCTTTAATGTACTGTTGAACATCGAGGGCAAATCGCAGCATTTGTTGTTGAAGtacttgaaacaaaatattaaaacttatttatcacTATCTTCTGATGATGATTAAtatcatcaaatatattttaattcacaagtTTTATGGAGTACATATCATGGGAATGTTTACCAAATATTATGTTCCTGGCTCTCTCAGATTTTAGTTTCTCATCAGAGGaatcaaaattaacaaatatttgcgGTCTCGTTCATTATTTTGcaaataagaaaacatttttagtttCAGACCTTTCACACTTTAGTTTCAAATTTTTgcgaataataattgataaaaacaaaGTTATCTGTCCTCAAAGGACAACTCGTTACAACAAGCAAAGCCATCACATTCAATTATAGAATATTGATGTTCTATTTTTACTATGGTGACGAATGATGTCTTAAAAGATTCCTTATTCAAAATACTAGCACCTTCGACCATGCCTTCTgcaaaattcttaattaaaataaaaatacttctcgaatttattattcaaaaccaCTAAggacaaaaataatacattttatttatcattattattagttaaattcaCTTACATTTCTCATAAACATCTCAGGTCTTCTTTCAACAAGTAAATTCttttcaaaatcattatacCGGCTGAAAGGgtacaaataattgaataagaCAATCGTATTGGATTGCACGTTTTGGATTaaagatatttctttttttaatacggAAGAcgtgtatttttattctaaattaaaaaaaaaactaatattagtgTTGATTAATACATAATCTATATAATGCAAATTTGACAATCGTCACAGGGACCTGAGAAAATACTTAGATAttgtctttcaatatatttaatagtacttTTTACCTCTGTGAAAACAGGTAAGTAGCGTCAGATACGGCAAGTGATTGAAGTGTGGCGCAGGCATCTTCCTTTTTCCAGTATTCAGCAGGACAATTCTaaacgatatataaataattaaaacaaaacacgacCGAGGAGGATGAAAATTTAACGTTTAAGATATACGAGCTATACTGAAATCAATTGGACCTACTTACTATGATTTTGAAGACAAAATAAAGAACTAAAAATGGGTATACTAGTTAAAACAAATCAGAActaatatattcatcaatatgtTCCATCCTAACCCTCAATCGTTATATTCGACACCCGCTAAAGTTTTCCAAAGTTGATTAAAAATCTAAACGTACCTTATTTAATTGATCTACAATGCAGTGTATTAACGCTTGTCCAGGGCAAGCTTTACTGTATGTCCTAGGTGTATTTTCATAACAAGCATCCAATGCAATATCGACTACATTCTGCCAGTCTTCAGGTAGATTACTTCTTAAGAAAACACCGTACTGCTCTTTTGATGGTAAAATAGTCAGATTAAGTTTCTCATTAAAACAGCTCCATTTTTGACActaatggaaataaaattatacatgttattaatattataagcttgAAAGTATGTCTGTCTTACTCTGTGAGGATCCACTGACAAGTttctaaataaagttaaaaggagaattatattgtttatgtacattagataaaaattttgtgattttttgtgaaaattagtacctatttaaactaattaactAATTCGGAAaaagctttaaattatatttacaaatataagcgAAATATACTTACCAAACGGTTACCACCTATATACAATTTTCCGTTGCTTTGATCGTATACCTAGAAAATAAACCacaaaaaacattatatgtacctaattttataatacatataggtATCACTAAGATCTTAATACTGTAGAggtattaagattttattgaggattttaatgatgaaataaatgaaaaagagaTCTTGTATTTGTTCGCGCCATGTCAACCTATAGCCAAATTGTAGGTATTTAAAACGTTGGAAAGCGGTAACTTTACTGAATTCCTTGACGGTTCTTCGCGACAGAATCTACATAATTTGGAATCAtagtatattaacatttaatattattctgtaaaatgacgattcaagttGCTTATAAAAGGCtacttcaataaattatatgtcattttatttgatttgtagaACGATTAATTAAATGGGTCATGAATGTTAGGAATATttcaaattagtaaaaagtagtaaaattgacTATGTCAAaactattttctattatattttacagtagGCTAGAAGGCGTATTGGTAGGGTCGATATAGGAGgactttgtaataatatttaaaatatatcgtacTTAGTAATTTAACAAGATAATAACTTAATAGTGATAAGAATACTATGACCTCGATTATTCCTTCATCATCATGATTCAGCCAAACGCATTTCACTGCTTAACAAAGACCTCTCCGATGATCTCGTACAAAGATCTCTCTGATCTCCTGGTCACGGAATATATCAAGAGCATTTGATTGTACGgcacatgaaactttatatagGTACTTAAGTTTCAAGATTTTTACTGTAGTAAAGAAGTTGAATGAAAAATTTTGTTCGTACCTTAGTACGAATAATGACCGATCAAATAGCATCAATAATAGGTATTTatctaatttgaaaataaacaaaattatttgcttTCATATCACAGTTATTTGTGATGATAATTACGTCTACTACACAAAATACAAGTCGTGTTGTTGTATTATAGTACCTACCCTTATATTTCTGCGCTTGGAACAGAGAAACGTTAGCTAATATACCAGTTCGGGACATTTTCAATCTCGGAATTTGAGCTTCAAGAGATATTTAAATTGGTTTAAAAAAGACctcttaaaattgaaatttccaataattctatattaagGCATGCttatgttgtaaaataaaccaaattaaaacTTTCTAGGCTCAGTGGCTTTAGCTGTGATTTGATTGTCAGTTAGAGCAAAGAAttttatatgtacgtatataaaactataa is part of the Vanessa atalanta chromosome 10, ilVanAtal1.2, whole genome shotgun sequence genome and encodes:
- the LOC125067109 gene encoding protein TANC2 isoform X1, yielding MYNSNEFLHSAGVSRHMQATGEAPSQKTSMKRRSCEVPLGDISSNNFKVSLGDITNDGPNYDCRSLRSNRSEDTRSLRYYRPIDSRSVKNFRSSLADLSAYSLSRPPSYDQLSRRSLVEGPDLNCNTSSIEGVLWSDEEENEYFYHENVTTAWNQDLAALRQLLDSETGGTTCPSCNMPFDKGKKRKLIDTCGHERCYSCMFRNESCPICARKSQGRRQVMERYTPSPQRQVDQEWQSPTRLPKPPKQPSSLAQSCPTPPHTRRRFFLSPKSLRSPFGQRSSRHSHENHVPLSGLPEEGPRSAAWPSLVFNKIRSLWSAHSSVPHGLNQLTDDEGGHIKQGYESRRQNDLYMRLGLLLGERRGSRNKSRDSCTSLASLDAHTLASHNTSPVSTLTGSSEVDAATPIGRDSLGSLASMSLSAASNCSSSSPGSRRHSVNALQNGREELTRMSSGFFKNRKTAARRSARVSSKQSTTSSELKKVHPTPQLTLRPLFFEVPSSENENVFSGRHWLIRDMEKALASTSSGILISGCPGTGKTALILQLVEYSCFGRKRNFEYEELREQSDIREVLPEEVAAGMVTHLASQVVAYHFCQADNNSTCLVGEFVHSLAAQLCQAPRLQAYREYLLSEPHLLACLSLKECIADPDLAFMRGIIEPLIILRKNGSIDSTNSIILVDGLCEAEYHRPDHGYTIASFLIRHVPEMPSWLKVVATIRTQFLELTKQLPYTRLGLDESDNVHKDLLEYFNARVQAAPIIETNIKSSTGKTEGVHNSVMKFAQYVLHLSQGSFLFLKLILDLLERSHIVVKSTNYKVVPISLAQIFLLQFNLRFPTVQSFEKVTHILSVCLAALYPLTLVEIYYSVNSLLVDTFLPWEEFCHRFESLSDFLVKRIDNTYMFFHPSFREWLIRRDDNESSKFLCDLRAGHCGIAFRLSRVQAPLDPEKSMELGHHILKAHMYRNMGPAQLGLCPRDLQANMVATSSANVGEAVANLRNIYTPNVKVSRLMLLAGGSPNQITDCLGNAPLLCMYAYQGIISMVGLLIEFGADLEMTNSQGCSALSLACQRGHTDVARMLIASGASLSHTDTAEQTPLVHAAKNGHRDTVIYLLGCQTGKEDRNSIEIDEDNIEQLVPGSRHALIAAAQNGHLDIVEYLLDTAELIPDGICPVTGETALTAACSTGNAAIADALLIRGATPYSLNARQMSPLALASKNGRTALVLRLLDSGADVMGSGGKNPLILAAAEGHAEVVEMLLEHCADPDAVDADGISPLGWASLRSRIPTIQVLLDKGATIDQPDGSGRTPLGLACGGPAELVELLLERGASLERVDHSGLRPLDRAIGQRNVPVVNCFLRKGAKLGPTTWVMATGKPEFMLILLNKLLEDGNMLYRKNRPSEAAHRYHYALKKINPLISDEGLTTPSTQPVPHEHVSAFVQLKTNLLLNMSRCKRKLNEPSEALDLAARASVLRPNAFECSYAMARAILALNKPSDALPHARRALLLAPSTDMSAMRTLKALQQEILTRINTGTHNLNADTRSMRNYDSISLNMP